The DNA segment GCCGGCATCGGCGTAGTGTGTGCCACCGAACTTCATAAAACTTCGTAATATCGAAGAATAAACAAGCTAAGTTATTACATTAGACCTGATTCCACCACGAAGTTCACGAAGAACACGAAGGACAAAAATCAAGAAAAAATAAATTATACACAACTTCGTGCCCCTTCGTGTGCTTCGTGGTGAAAAACCCATCCAGAAAAAGCAACCAGTGAGATAACCTCCAATTTGACATAAATCAAAGCCTCTGATACCCATTTTGCCCTATTCTGCGGCCTAATTCAGGAATCTTCTCAATAAAATAGTTGAGGGGTCGGTGTCTATTTTGCCCAAAGCGTGATGATAGCGGAATGAATGATCAGTACGCCTAAGGCGGATGCACTGTTTGAATGCATTAGGGGGCGTTATGAAAGAACAACTTATCGTCTCATAATGATTTGGCGGCACGATGTTGAATATTTATTTAATTAACTGCTATACAAACGGGATTTGTTCTTTCGCTAGGCCCCCTTATGCATGAGTTTGCACCTCGCCCGGGCGGACTGATCATTTATGGAGCGGGCTAATTTTGCAAACGCTTCAAGCCCTTCAATAGTTAAAAGAGCATATGAAAAACTTACCCATACAATTCGTTCGTAAAATCATCCAATATGGTTTTCTGGCGATGATCATTTTGATCGGCGTGCAGTTTACCCTGTTTGTCAACCAGTTGGAAGAGGGCATTCTGCCGACCATCACTCGGCCGCCGGGCATCGAGGGGTTTTTGCCCATCAGCTCTCTGATCAGTTTTAAATACTGGCTGGTGACCGGCATTTTCAATCCCATCCACCCGTCCGGCCTGGTCATTTTTTTGGTGATCCTGGCGACCGCCATTTTGCTCAAGCGCGGTTTCTGCAGCTGGGTGTGCCCTTTTGGCCTGTTGACCGAGTATTTAAACCGGTTGCATCGCTTTATCTTCAGAAAAGACGTCCGCGTGCCTCACTGGCTGGACTACCCGCTGCGCAGTCTCAAATATTTGCTGCTGTTGTTTTTTGTCTGGGCCATCATTATCAAGATGAACGCCCGCGATCTGGACTATTTTATCTACAGCCCCTACAACATGGTAGCCGATATCAAGATGCTGCTCTTTTTCAGAGACATCTCCGCCTTTGCCTTCTGGGTGCTGGTGGCCTTGTTTGTTTTATCCATATTGATTCGCAATTTCTGGTGCCGTTATCTGTGCCCTTACGGGGCGCTTCTGGGTGTGCTCAGTTTTATCAGTATCTTTAAAATCCACCGCAACGAAGACACCTGCACCCAGTGCCACCAGTGCACGCGCAGCTGTCCGGTGGACATCAAGGTCCACAAAACCACCGGTGTGCTCTCCGATGAATGCCACGCCTGCTTAAAATGCGTGGCGGTCTGCCCGGAACCCAACACGCTCTATATTTCCGCTGCCAAAAGATCAGGTGTCCTACAGCCGGCCCTGTATGCCCTTGTCATCTGTTTGCTGTTTATCGGCGGATCGGTCATCGGTCGCTTAACCGGTCACTGGCAGACCAGCATCTCAAATGCCGAATATTCCTTTCATGTCGCCCAGCTAGACACCCCCTTTTACCAGCACAACCGCGGCCAGGTGCCGGTTTACAACAAAAAGGCCTGGATGCTGATGATGGCAAAAATCAAAGAGACCCAGAAACCCTGGCGCAAGGGGCAGCGCTTAAAGGAGTAGGACCCGTCTTCGCTCTGGCGAGCTACGCCGCGGCAAGCCCGTCTCCGCTCTGACGAACTCCGCCGCGACAAGTCGACCCCACAAGTCGCCGCGGTAAAATGAGGAATGAGTATAGTAGGTTTGAAGAGTAATGCGTTATAGGTAGCGCTAATTTTTCGTTACACGCTCTTTATTCATAATTTTTTTGGAGGGTATTTTCGAATATTTTTGTCCCGGGATTTGCTAAATTAATAAAAGAAGCCCGTCACTCTGATCCTTTATGCGGGCCTTGAGCCGGTTGGATTTGCTGATGGCAACCTCATCTTGACCGATTATAAAGATAAAAATTGATTCATGGACTATATTAGTCGTCCGGACACGGTACCTTCTGTCTGTCTCTGCGCCTCTTCTTTCCCAAATAGCACTCGGATACGATGTCTGATATACGGTCACCTATCGTGAGGTCCTGAATCCACCTGTCATGCCGATAGGGTTCGCCGGTCGAAATACAATCAAACGCACACAAGTCGGTTTCGAGTACATATGTGTGTCCCGCCTTTAGATCGACTTCGAATTCATACAACGTACCGAATGGCCAGGTTTTAACAGTAATTGTGTACTGGTCGGGTACCAGTTGTATCGGTATATGTGGGTCCTTCTGCTTAGTTCGCTTCAGCTTTTGATTGTAATGGTATTCTATGCGTCCGTCAGAAGCGCTAACGATCTGGCGTGTATTATCCTGATGCACATTGAATATGGCCACCTCTGCGTTTACTTCGCCTGCATCACCGGCGCCGCGGGTGTCTTCTTCGGATTTGTCCACCACCGCACTGGCCTTGTCCGCATCACCGGCGTCGCGAGTGCCTTCTTCGGATTTGACCGCCGCTGCGCTGGTTTTGCCTGCATCACCGGCGTCGCGAGTGTTCTCTTCAGCTTTGGTCGCTGCTGCGCTGGCTTTGTCTGCATCACCGGTGTCACGGGTTTCTTCTTCAACCGGACACGGTACTTTTTGCCTCTCTCCCTGCCTCTTCTTTTTCGAATAGCACTCGAATACGACGTCTGATATTCGTTTACGCGCCGTGATATCCTGAATCCACCTGTCATGCCGATAGGGTTTGCCGGCCGCAATACATTCCAACGAACACAAGGCGGTTTGGACTTTGTACACGTGTCCTGCCTCTAAATTGACTTTGAATTCATACCGCGAACCGAATGGCCACGTTTCAGCTGTAATGGTGTACTGACCGGGTTGCAATCTTATTCGTGGATGTGCGGCGAAACCCAGCGTTGGCTTCTGCGCTGGATCGTACTCATATTCTACGCGTTCATCAGAGGCGCTGACGATCCGGCGTGTATCCTCCAAATGCGCCTTGAATATGGCCACCTCTGTGTTTGCTTTGCCTGCACCGCTGGAGTCGCGATAGTCCACCCAGGTGCCGCAGCCAAGAATGATAATGGCAATGCTTGCCATAAAAAGAAGACGAAGTCTGTCCATATATTTATGCATGAGAGCGATCATCGTGTAACCAAATAAGATACCGGTATAACGTTTTTATATTAATTCAAGCGACAGCCTGTTTAGTGTTAGGCTGTAACGAATTATAAAAGCCTTTTTACGACGGCCCAGTGAACTATGCAACCGCAGTAGTAGCCGGTAATATCACGATCAAGGCGAAAACCAAATACTTTTTGAATTAAGATAATCTTCAAAAAGTCATACCTTATAAAATCTGTGATATCATAAAATATAAAAATTCGATCATATTTCAGATACAGAAATGGTATCTGCAGTTTGTCAGATTTTTATCAAAGATGGGTATTTGCGTAGATTACCTACTAAAGCGACTGTTTTTGAAGTAACTCATGCAGCTGACCGATAAACGCGTTGCGGGTTTTTTCTACGTGTAATGCTTCCCTGTAATTGAGTTGGGCCGTATCTTGATATTTGAAGCGATCGGGTTCAACCTGCAACGCATAAGAATTGACCTGTCTTTTCCAAAACCATTCGGCACAGCAAAATTGAATGTAATCAGGATCGATAGCCGTCATTTCCTTAAACGCCTCCAGCAGCCCCCTGCCCGAATCATTGTTTTCAATACAAAAACAAATGTATGCGATTCGGTATTTCACCGTTTCTATCGGGTCGCTTTTTGGCAAAGGATCACAGTTATATCGATCCTGTTGCGGGTTATATATGAAATGCCCATAGCAGCATTGGATGGTAAAACAATAAGGTAGGCTGTTAAAGCCGTTAATAAGATCGATGATGGGGGCATCAATCATTCCATCGCTGAGACCGGCCAGAGCGCGCTGCCTTTGCTTAGAATAGCCCGGGTTTTCCACGAATTCTTTAAGCTCGGTAAACGTTTCCAAAAGCGCTACTCCTTTCCTTTATCTATAGCTGTCCGGATGCTTGCCAGCAATTTATGGGCTTCGATAGCCTTTTGCGGATCAATACCCGGCAAGGCCTGCTCGATGATTTTATTTTCATTCCTGCGGGCCTGTCGAAAAGCATTGCGGCCGCGATCGGACAATGCCACCAGCTTAGAACGCTTGTGACGCGGGTTGGCCATAAATTTAATATATTCGCAAGAAAGCAATTGGATGTAGCCAAAGATGAAGGCTAATAAGCCTGGATGCTAATGATGGCAAAAATCAAAAAGAGCCAGAAACCCTGGCGCAAGGGGCAGCGCTTAAAGGAGTAGTGCCGGGCCATTGTGACGCGCTATTTTATTCATTTTTAAAAGCCCCCTGTGCATCAGGGGCTTTGCCAAATATGGTGTCAGTCAATTTCACATACCAGGCCGCAGACTGCACTTGAATAATGTAGGCAATGGCAATAACCAGGGCGGCACTTGAACCCTGTGCTCCAAAAGCATTTATGGCAATTGCAAGCGCAATGGAGAGATTTCGCATCACCGAGCCGTAAACCAGGGCAATGGCGTCTTCTCTGGAAAGAAGCCACTTACCAACGGTTGTACTGAGGATATAGTTGGCGGTATAAATCAGTGAAAGCGGAATCAGGATGTAAAATAGCATATTGGGTGAACTGGCAATTCCCCTGGCTTTCAGGGCAATGGCGATAAAAACAATCCCGACGACGCCGATGGTTGAAAGCGCGGGGAAACGGGGTGCATATCGCTGCTGAAATTCTTTAACGCCGACCTTTTTCACAAGGCGCTGCTGGGTAAGGTATCCGGCAATCATGGGCAGGAACACAATCAGTACGATCTGCTTCATAACTGCCGCAATATTCACGTCAAGGTTGGCGCCCATCAGGAATTTGACGTAAAAAGGCGTTGCAATTGAGCCGAGTGTCAAACCGATCACTGTCATTTTGACCGCAGCCGCTACATTTCCTTTTGCAAAACCTGTCCAGGATATGGTCATACCGCTGGTCGGCACAAGTCCTGCCAGAAGGAGACCAAGTGCCATGAAAGGCTGGTTTTTGAAAAACAAAACTCCGAGTCCGAATGCGACAAAGGGAACAACTCCGAAGTTGATACACTGGGTCAGCACCTGGGTTTTAATATCGCCTCCCTCAAACACCTTCTTGATTTTCAGCGTAACCATCATTGGATATACCATCAGGAAAGTGAACGGAATGATCAGATTTTTCAGAAATGCTGCCTCAAACAAAATTCCAAAAACAAATCCGGCAGCCATCATCAGTGGAATGGCGATGATCAGGTTTTTGTTGATCAGAGTTAGATATTTCCACATTGATGTTATCCTTTTATGAGCTGCAAA comes from the Desulfobacterales bacterium genome and includes:
- a CDS encoding 4Fe-4S binding protein, with amino-acid sequence MKNLPIQFVRKIIQYGFLAMIILIGVQFTLFVNQLEEGILPTITRPPGIEGFLPISSLISFKYWLVTGIFNPIHPSGLVIFLVILATAILLKRGFCSWVCPFGLLTEYLNRLHRFIFRKDVRVPHWLDYPLRSLKYLLLLFFVWAIIIKMNARDLDYFIYSPYNMVADIKMLLFFRDISAFAFWVLVALFVLSILIRNFWCRYLCPYGALLGVLSFISIFKIHRNEDTCTQCHQCTRSCPVDIKVHKTTGVLSDECHACLKCVAVCPEPNTLYISAAKRSGVLQPALYALVICLLFIGGSVIGRLTGHWQTSISNAEYSFHVAQLDTPFYQHNRGQVPVYNKKAWMLMMAKIKETQKPWRKGQRLKE
- a CDS encoding bile acid:sodium symporter; translated protein: MWKYLTLINKNLIIAIPLMMAAGFVFGILFEAAFLKNLIIPFTFLMVYPMMVTLKIKKVFEGGDIKTQVLTQCINFGVVPFVAFGLGVLFFKNQPFMALGLLLAGLVPTSGMTISWTGFAKGNVAAAVKMTVIGLTLGSIATPFYVKFLMGANLDVNIAAVMKQIVLIVFLPMIAGYLTQQRLVKKVGVKEFQQRYAPRFPALSTIGVVGIVFIAIALKARGIASSPNMLFYILIPLSLIYTANYILSTTVGKWLLSREDAIALVYGSVMRNLSIALAIAINAFGAQGSSAALVIAIAYIIQVQSAAWYVKLTDTIFGKAPDAQGAFKNE